Proteins encoded by one window of Clostridium perfringens:
- a CDS encoding ribose-phosphate diphosphokinase codes for MENHSKNIKIFTGNSHPELAREIAKALNIPLGKAEVGTFSDGEISVNIKETVRGCDVFIVQSTCSPVNNNLMELLIMIDAFKRASAGRINAVIPYYGYARQDRKAKSRDPITAKLVADLLTAAGADRVLTMDLHAAQIQGYFNIPVDHLLGSPILAKYFVEKGLADRDDVVVVSPDLGSVTRARKFADKLNAPIAIIDKRRPKANVSEIMNIIGDVKDKVCILIDDMIDTAGTITNAANALKDLGAKNVYACCTHGVLSGPAFERINNSAIEELVMLNTIALPEGEGLNKFKSLSVAPIMADAINRIYDDEPLSGLFQD; via the coding sequence ATGGAAAATCATTCAAAAAACATAAAAATATTTACAGGTAATTCTCATCCAGAATTAGCTAGAGAGATTGCAAAGGCGCTAAACATTCCTCTAGGTAAAGCTGAAGTTGGTACTTTCAGTGATGGAGAAATATCAGTAAATATAAAAGAAACTGTTAGAGGTTGCGATGTATTTATAGTTCAATCAACTTGTAGTCCTGTAAATAATAACTTAATGGAGTTATTAATAATGATAGATGCCTTTAAAAGAGCATCAGCAGGAAGAATAAATGCTGTTATACCTTACTATGGATATGCTAGACAAGACAGAAAAGCTAAGTCAAGAGATCCAATAACAGCTAAGTTAGTAGCTGACCTATTAACAGCAGCGGGTGCAGATAGAGTTCTTACTATGGATTTACATGCAGCACAAATTCAAGGTTATTTTAATATACCAGTAGATCACTTATTAGGCTCACCAATTTTAGCAAAATATTTTGTTGAAAAAGGATTAGCTGATAGAGATGATGTAGTTGTTGTTTCACCAGATTTAGGTTCAGTAACTAGAGCTAGAAAGTTTGCAGATAAACTTAATGCTCCAATAGCTATAATTGATAAAAGAAGACCAAAAGCAAATGTATCTGAAATAATGAATATAATAGGAGATGTTAAGGACAAAGTTTGTATCTTAATAGACGATATGATAGACACTGCAGGAACAATAACTAATGCAGCTAATGCTCTTAAAGATTTAGGAGCAAAAAATGTATATGCTTGTTGTACTCATGGAGTATTATCAGGTCCTGCATTTGAAAGAATAAATAACAGTGCTATTGAAGAGTTAGTTATGTTAAATACTATAGCTCTTCCAGAGGGAGAAGGTTTAAATAAGTTTAAATCATTATCAGTTGCACCAATTATGGCAGATGCAATAAATAGAATTTATGATGATGAACCATTAAGTGGATTATTCCAAGACTAA
- a CDS encoding response regulator transcription factor, with product MEGLLGKILIVDDDENICEVIKMYLETTGYNVKVAHDGKAAKEEFVNFSPNLVVLDMMLPGIDGMEVLKWIRKDSNVPVIMLTAKGETFDKVLALEIGADDYVVKPFEPKELLARVKAVMRRYSGEEPDNVVLNFPGLTIDANSYKVIYNGEEVKTPPKEFELLHYLASNKNKVFTRDQLLCEVWGYDYPGYSRTVDVHIKRLREKLNGGEDWQLETVWGVGYKFEVK from the coding sequence ATGGAAGGTTTATTAGGAAAGATTTTAATTGTAGACGACGATGAGAATATATGTGAAGTCATAAAAATGTATCTAGAAACTACAGGATATAACGTTAAAGTAGCTCATGATGGAAAGGCTGCTAAAGAAGAATTTGTTAACTTTAGCCCTAACCTAGTTGTATTAGATATGATGCTACCTGGAATTGATGGAATGGAAGTATTAAAGTGGATAAGAAAAGATAGTAACGTTCCAGTAATAATGTTAACTGCTAAAGGAGAAACTTTTGATAAGGTATTAGCTTTAGAAATCGGTGCAGATGACTATGTAGTTAAACCTTTTGAACCAAAAGAATTATTAGCTAGAGTAAAAGCGGTTATGAGAAGATATTCAGGAGAAGAGCCAGATAATGTAGTATTAAACTTCCCAGGTTTAACTATAGATGCTAACTCATATAAAGTTATATACAATGGAGAAGAAGTTAAGACTCCACCTAAAGAGTTTGAACTTTTACACTATCTTGCAAGCAACAAGAATAAAGTTTTCACAAGAGATCAATTATTATGTGAAGTTTGGGGATATGATTACCCAGGTTATTCAAGAACTGTTGATGTTCACATAAAGAGATTAAGAGAAAAATTAAACGGTGGAGAAGACTGGCAACTTGAAACTGTTTGGGGTGTTGGGTATAAATTTGAGGTGAAATAA
- a CDS encoding HAMP domain-containing sensor histidine kinase: MSALSDSLVRINQIVWMCVAIAIIFSGLAIYFISKKIIIKPLKVINNATKKIANGEIGNRVNVSYDDEVGELAESFNIMATSIEEAELNRREFISNVSHELRSPMTSIKGFITAILDGVIPKDKEEYYLVIVNDEISRLTRLINDLLDLSAMQAGKLEFNISELELNRIIETTVLKMNQKAASKNIKIEVLLESEKLYVYGDNDRLIQVVTNLVDNAIKYCDENGEVKISTKTKGSKIIVSIFNTSKGIDEYDLTHIWDRFYKVDKARSNKTSTGLGLSIVRNIILQLEEDIWAENVKDKNGEIKGVRFNFTLTKVK; this comes from the coding sequence TTGAGTGCTTTATCAGATTCTCTTGTTAGAATTAATCAAATTGTATGGATGTGTGTAGCTATAGCTATAATTTTTTCTGGATTAGCAATATATTTTATTTCAAAAAAGATAATCATAAAACCTTTAAAAGTTATAAATAATGCTACTAAAAAGATTGCTAACGGAGAAATTGGAAATAGAGTTAATGTTTCTTATGATGATGAGGTCGGTGAGTTAGCTGAATCATTTAATATAATGGCAACTTCTATTGAGGAGGCAGAACTAAATAGAAGGGAATTTATATCTAATGTATCTCATGAGTTAAGATCACCAATGACATCGATTAAGGGCTTCATAACTGCCATATTAGATGGAGTTATTCCTAAAGATAAAGAAGAATATTATCTTGTTATAGTAAATGATGAGATAAGTAGATTAACTAGACTTATAAATGACTTACTAGATTTATCTGCTATGCAAGCTGGAAAACTAGAGTTTAATATAAGTGAGTTAGAATTAAATAGAATTATAGAGACAACTGTATTAAAGATGAATCAAAAGGCTGCAAGTAAAAATATAAAAATTGAAGTTCTCTTAGAGAGCGAAAAATTATATGTTTATGGAGATAATGATAGATTAATACAGGTTGTTACTAATTTAGTTGATAATGCTATAAAATACTGTGATGAAAATGGTGAAGTTAAAATATCAACTAAAACAAAGGGAAGTAAGATTATTGTTAGCATATTTAACACTAGTAAAGGAATAGATGAATATGATTTAACTCATATTTGGGATAGATTTTATAAAGTTGACAAGGCAAGAAGTAATAAAACTAGTACAGGGTTAGGATTATCTATTGTGAGAAATATAATACTGCAACTAGAAGAAGATATTTGGGCTGAAAATGTCAAAGATAAAAATGGTGAAATAAAAGGTGTTAGATTTAATTTTACTTTAACTAAAGTTAAATAA
- a CDS encoding S1C family serine protease has translation MGNFFKNSKKGKDLHGVNEKNYDNIVIKKDKKRFWIKSLLKLISFVILVVLVSFIAFKHYTKDLTMKEQKANLLNEIKDGRYDITNLVNKSGCSLVTIGDDSNNLAIGKDDGKNVSGSIIRTDGYIITSYSAIKDFSKVYVKISSNDISPFEARIVGFDKDTDIAVLKIGANGLKSISTSELEVLEIGEKVATLGNTTSEEPVGFVSNGIVSAPIKKTSVGEEGHSDSKVFDLIETNSLINSDNNSGILCDYNGVVIGINSLYFTNKFSKPGIYYALEINDALRIADSIIRKGGVTASVTLGVTGSTVADEKSNIYGIYVEDVDKGSNAFNAGIKPTDIIVEADNEKVKNIESLADLLKKHSVGDIIKLKVIRGDTTKDISVTLN, from the coding sequence ATGGGGAATTTTTTTAAGAACTCTAAAAAGGGGAAGGATCTCCATGGAGTAAATGAAAAAAACTATGACAATATAGTTATTAAAAAGGATAAAAAAAGGTTTTGGATAAAGAGCTTATTAAAGTTAATTAGTTTTGTTATTCTAGTTGTTTTAGTGAGTTTTATTGCCTTTAAACACTATACTAAAGATTTAACCATGAAAGAGCAAAAAGCAAATCTTTTAAATGAAATAAAAGATGGTAGATATGATATAACTAATTTAGTAAATAAATCAGGATGTAGTTTAGTTACAATCGGTGATGATAGTAATAACTTAGCTATAGGAAAAGATGATGGTAAAAATGTTTCTGGATCTATCATAAGAACAGATGGATACATAATAACTAGTTATAGTGCAATAAAGGATTTTTCAAAAGTCTATGTAAAAATATCAAGTAATGATATAAGTCCTTTTGAGGCTAGAATTGTTGGATTTGATAAGGATACTGACATTGCAGTATTAAAAATAGGGGCTAATGGATTAAAAAGTATTTCAACATCAGAATTAGAGGTTCTAGAAATAGGCGAAAAAGTTGCTACCTTAGGAAATACAACAAGTGAGGAACCTGTAGGTTTTGTATCTAATGGAATAGTTAGTGCGCCTATAAAGAAAACAAGCGTAGGAGAAGAAGGTCATTCTGATTCTAAGGTCTTTGATCTTATAGAAACTAATTCTTTAATAAATTCAGATAATAATAGTGGTATATTATGTGACTATAATGGAGTTGTTATTGGTATAAATAGTTTATATTTTACTAATAAATTTTCTAAACCAGGAATATATTATGCCTTAGAAATAAATGATGCTTTAAGAATAGCAGATTCTATAATAAGAAAAGGTGGCGTAACTGCAAGCGTAACCTTAGGAGTTACAGGATCTACTGTTGCAGATGAAAAGAGCAATATTTATGGAATTTATGTAGAAGATGTTGATAAAGGTAGCAATGCCTTTAATGCAGGAATAAAACCAACTGATATAATAGTTGAAGCTGATAATGAGAAGGTTAAGAATATAGAAAGCTTAGCTGACTTATTGAAAAAACATTCTGTAGGTGACATAATTAAACTTAAAGTTATAAGAGGAGATACCACAAAGGATATTTCTGTAACTTTAAATTGA
- the pth gene encoding aminoacyl-tRNA hydrolase: MILIVGLGNPGKQYEQTRHNIGFDVIDYMANKYNIDVNREKFKGICGEGFIENKKVILLKPLTYMNLSGESIRELANFYKLEDDEIIVVYDDISLDIGRLRIREKGSAGGHNGIKSIIQNLGGDKFPRVKVGVGQPKDNLVNHVLGKFSKEDREHIEKVIPVVSDAIVEIVKNDAKESMNKFNGVNIE, from the coding sequence ATGATTTTAATAGTTGGATTAGGAAATCCGGGAAAACAATATGAGCAAACTAGACATAACATTGGATTTGATGTAATTGATTATATGGCAAATAAGTATAATATTGATGTAAATAGGGAAAAATTTAAAGGTATTTGCGGTGAAGGATTTATAGAGAATAAAAAGGTTATTTTATTAAAACCTTTAACATATATGAATTTAAGTGGAGAAAGTATAAGAGAACTTGCTAACTTTTATAAGTTAGAAGATGATGAAATAATAGTAGTTTATGATGATATAAGTTTAGATATAGGAAGATTAAGAATAAGAGAAAAAGGTAGTGCTGGTGGGCATAATGGAATCAAGAGCATAATACAAAATCTTGGCGGAGATAAATTCCCAAGGGTTAAAGTGGGTGTAGGACAACCTAAAGATAACTTAGTAAATCACGTTTTAGGAAAATTCTCAAAGGAAGATAGGGAACATATAGAAAAGGTTATTCCAGTAGTAAGTGATGCAATAGTTGAAATTGTAAAAAATGATGCTAAGGAATCAATGAATAAATTTAATGGAGTTAATATAGAATAG
- the mfd gene encoding transcription-repair coupling factor, protein MRLQGLMAPLLNSEAFQKVKSFMESGNYPVMINGLSDSGKSYFINGIYEESDKPIVVVTHNDIEARNIYEDLSFYLPNVYYLPSREIVFYNIDAISGDLRWARLKVIKEMLRSTKKIIVTSIDAFAATYTPKELYKSHILKIKVGDEVDFKEISHKLIESGYERLETVEGKGEFSLRGGILDVFPPNSANPFRIELFGDEVDSIRTFNVESQRSIEKVKRAEIFPAKEVILSKETIEHAIEKMRKELSDFENKVSDKEIKERLRKLIERNIESLQENWSFETIDSYLPFFFDKPATLFDYLNNYTFIIDDAKRCKGKLESTVFEFTENYEAFLERGSILPSQINLSLSAEVVEESFKGNKVINLAPFGDGGFIESLNKVEVKQSTKSGYQGQLDMLIDDIKENKKNGFRTLILSGTRPRGERLVNTLRELEIESVYKDEVDEINNGEVVITFGEQNKGFEYPDIKLCLISDKSVFGEGKRAKKTKRKKSKGVSKIKSFAELKPGDYVVHVNSGIGVYKGIKQIEVQGHKRDYLDIEYSKGDKLYVPVEQLDLVQKYIGSDSASPKISKLGGNEWQKAKAKVRKSINDIAGDLVKLYAERSTVKGYKFSKDTQWQKQFEDEFPYEETPDQLSAIEDIKSDMEANKVMDRLLCGDVGYGKTEVAIRAAFKAVMEGKQVAFLVPTTILAEQHYKNMKKRFAGFPITIDMISRFRTKKQQTETLKALKEGNVDILIGTHRLVSKDIQFKDLGLLIVDEEQRFGVAQKEKIKSFKKNVDVLTLSATPIPRTLHMSLTGVRDISVIETPPENRYPIQTYVVEQNDQLIRDAILREINRDGQVYFVHNRVESIQEVANYIQELVPECKATVIHGQMTERQLETEMIDFMERKYDVLVCTSIIETGIDISNVNTMIVNDADKMGLSQLYQLRGRVGRSNKVAYAYFLYQRDKVLTEVAEKRLKALKDFTELGSGFKIAMRDLEIRGAGNMMGSAQHGHMAAIGYDLYCRMLEDTIKIVKGEIEREPVETTVDLKVDAFIPSSYIKDEIQKIEVYKKIAAIENEEDYEYVREELEDRFSNIPNTVYNLMDIAYIKSKAKLLNIEEIKEKNEDVIFIFESRERTDKRIFKVLLEEYKDDILIEFGDKPTILYRVKDKKKEDVLSTFKEMLDKLIALNN, encoded by the coding sequence TTGAGGTTACAGGGGTTAATGGCTCCCTTATTAAATAGTGAGGCTTTTCAAAAGGTTAAATCCTTTATGGAAAGCGGAAATTATCCAGTAATGATAAATGGTTTATCTGATTCGGGAAAATCATATTTTATAAATGGTATATATGAGGAATCAGATAAGCCTATAGTTGTTGTTACGCATAATGATATTGAAGCTAGAAATATATATGAGGATTTATCTTTTTACTTACCTAATGTGTATTATTTACCTTCAAGAGAGATTGTGTTTTACAATATAGATGCTATTTCTGGTGATTTAAGATGGGCAAGGTTAAAGGTTATAAAGGAAATGCTAAGAAGCACTAAAAAAATTATAGTTACTTCTATAGATGCTTTTGCAGCAACTTATACACCTAAGGAGCTTTATAAAAGTCATATATTAAAAATTAAAGTTGGAGATGAAGTCGATTTTAAAGAGATTTCTCATAAACTTATTGAATCAGGTTATGAAAGATTAGAGACAGTTGAAGGAAAAGGTGAATTTTCATTAAGAGGAGGAATATTAGATGTATTTCCTCCTAATTCTGCTAATCCTTTTAGAATAGAGTTATTTGGAGATGAAGTTGATTCTATTAGAACTTTTAATGTGGAGTCACAAAGAAGTATAGAAAAGGTAAAGAGGGCAGAAATATTCCCTGCTAAGGAAGTTATATTAAGTAAAGAAACTATAGAACATGCTATAGAAAAGATGAGAAAAGAACTTTCTGACTTTGAAAACAAAGTTTCTGATAAGGAAATAAAAGAGAGACTTAGAAAATTAATAGAAAGAAATATAGAATCATTACAAGAAAATTGGAGCTTTGAAACTATAGATAGTTATCTCCCATTTTTCTTTGATAAACCAGCAACATTATTTGATTATTTAAATAATTATACCTTTATAATTGATGACGCTAAAAGATGTAAGGGAAAGTTAGAAAGTACTGTATTTGAGTTTACTGAAAACTATGAAGCCTTCCTAGAAAGAGGAAGCATATTACCTTCTCAAATTAATTTAAGCTTAAGTGCTGAGGTGGTAGAAGAATCATTTAAGGGAAATAAAGTAATAAATCTAGCTCCTTTTGGAGATGGTGGATTTATAGAATCCTTAAACAAAGTTGAAGTGAAACAAAGTACTAAAAGTGGATATCAAGGTCAACTTGATATGCTTATAGATGATATAAAAGAGAATAAGAAAAATGGATTTAGAACTTTAATACTTTCAGGAACAAGACCAAGGGGAGAAAGATTAGTAAACACTTTAAGAGAATTAGAGATAGAAAGTGTATATAAAGACGAAGTTGATGAAATAAATAATGGAGAAGTTGTAATAACATTTGGAGAGCAGAATAAAGGATTTGAGTACCCAGATATAAAACTTTGTTTAATATCAGATAAGAGTGTTTTTGGTGAGGGTAAAAGAGCTAAAAAAACTAAGAGAAAAAAATCAAAAGGTGTATCTAAAATTAAGAGTTTTGCTGAGTTAAAGCCAGGAGACTACGTAGTTCATGTAAATAGTGGTATAGGTGTCTATAAAGGAATAAAACAAATAGAAGTTCAAGGACATAAAAGAGATTATTTAGACATTGAATATTCAAAAGGTGATAAATTATATGTGCCAGTTGAACAATTAGATTTAGTTCAAAAATATATTGGATCAGATAGTGCTTCTCCTAAGATAAGTAAATTAGGAGGAAATGAGTGGCAAAAAGCTAAGGCTAAGGTAAGAAAATCCATAAATGACATAGCTGGTGACTTAGTAAAATTATATGCTGAGAGATCTACTGTAAAGGGATATAAATTCTCAAAGGATACTCAATGGCAAAAGCAATTTGAAGATGAATTTCCATATGAAGAAACACCAGACCAATTATCAGCTATTGAAGATATAAAGAGTGATATGGAAGCAAACAAAGTTATGGATAGATTACTTTGTGGTGATGTTGGATATGGAAAAACAGAGGTTGCCATTAGAGCCGCATTTAAGGCCGTAATGGAAGGAAAGCAAGTAGCATTTTTAGTTCCTACAACAATATTAGCAGAGCAACATTATAAGAATATGAAAAAAAGATTTGCAGGATTCCCTATAACTATTGATATGATAAGTAGATTTAGGACTAAGAAGCAACAAACAGAAACTTTAAAAGCTTTAAAAGAAGGAAATGTTGATATATTAATAGGAACTCATAGACTTGTTTCTAAGGATATTCAGTTTAAGGATTTAGGGCTTCTTATTGTGGATGAAGAACAAAGATTTGGAGTGGCTCAAAAAGAAAAGATTAAGAGTTTTAAGAAGAATGTTGATGTTCTTACTTTAAGTGCAACACCAATACCTAGAACTCTTCATATGTCACTTACAGGAGTAAGAGATATTTCTGTAATAGAGACTCCACCAGAGAATAGATATCCTATTCAAACCTATGTTGTAGAACAAAATGATCAACTTATTAGAGATGCAATTTTAAGAGAAATTAATAGAGATGGTCAAGTTTATTTTGTTCATAATAGAGTTGAAAGTATTCAAGAGGTAGCTAATTATATACAAGAACTTGTTCCAGAGTGTAAGGCAACTGTAATTCATGGACAAATGACAGAGAGACAGTTAGAAACTGAAATGATAGACTTTATGGAAAGAAAGTATGATGTTTTAGTATGTACTTCCATAATAGAAACAGGAATTGATATTTCAAATGTAAACACAATGATAGTAAATGATGCAGATAAAATGGGACTTTCTCAGCTTTATCAATTAAGAGGAAGAGTTGGTAGAAGTAACAAGGTTGCTTATGCATATTTCTTATATCAAAGAGATAAGGTATTAACTGAGGTAGCGGAGAAGAGACTTAAAGCCTTAAAAGATTTTACAGAGCTTGGATCAGGATTTAAAATAGCCATGAGAGACCTTGAAATAAGAGGAGCTGGAAATATGATGGGATCAGCTCAGCATGGGCATATGGCGGCTATAGGATATGATTTATACTGTAGAATGTTAGAAGACACTATAAAAATTGTTAAGGGTGAAATAGAAAGAGAGCCAGTAGAGACAACTGTAGATTTAAAAGTGGATGCATTTATTCCTTCAAGTTATATAAAAGATGAAATTCAAAAGATTGAAGTATATAAGAAAATTGCTGCTATAGAAAATGAAGAGGATTATGAATATGTTAGAGAGGAATTAGAAGATAGATTTTCTAATATACCAAATACAGTTTATAATCTTATGGACATAGCTTATATAAAAAGTAAAGCTAAACTTTTAAATATTGAAGAAATAAAAGAAAAGAATGAAGATGTAATATTTATATTTGAAAGTAGAGAAAGAACAGATAAGAGAATATTTAAAGTACTTTTAGAAGAATATAAAGATGATATATTAATTGAATTTGGAGATAAACCAACAATTTTATATAGAGTGAAGGACAAGAAAAAAGAAGATGTTTTATCTACTTTTAAAGAGATGTTAGATAAGTTAATAGCTTTAAATAATTAA